The sequence AGTTTGATAAATATGGGCACCAGTGGGCCTAGCATAAAAGGAACCATGGATCCATAAACGGCTCCtgaaatttaatcaaacattatttaaattcaaaaattaaaatttatttgtttccataGTTTGAATATAGAAGTACCTGCATacataattgtattttttctaCTGTCTTTAGTCCATgagcttaaaattttcatttcttcttCATCACTTATTGAATTCCAATCAGCTTGTATACTTTCGAGAAGTGTTCTCATctgttatttgttattaattataataaaataattgattagtcGTTTTCTATAATGTTAATGGTTAACAAACCTTGTCAGCATTgtagttaaaattaataaatttaaagacgCATACTATGCTTATCAAAACTGGTGGTATTGATTCCATGAATATTGGCGGATCGCACCATGCAGCTATCATTCCTCCggtctttaaaataattattttaattaaaattaaagattcgattaaataaaaaattattcaatctaaggcttggaatttttttttattattttttttttttttctattagacATTTTTCCATCGAAGTGAAAttacaaaaagtatttttgtgaTTGAAGTACCTGTAAGTATCCTTGagtaatgagaaaaaatatagcACTTATAATCGTACATGTTTTCGAAACTCGATCTTGTTGTGGCCATTGTCCGAGTGAAGACAAAAGCAATCGATTTACACGCAATAAACTGTCCAGTGTGTTGTCCATTATGATGTCTCCAGTGTTAATGTGAATGTATCCTTGGGTTGTGTGAAAGGTGCAATTTGCTTGCGTGTCAAAACTCAGACATTTGATATCCACCCTCATTACATATTCTCTTGGATAGTACATACAGTGTTTGATACTAATATACTTTTCAATACTTGTCATTCTAACCttgatgatattttaatcaaaGGCGCTTTTCCAAGATACATCTATCGTTTTTCCCGTTAACTGTGCCTTTTGTCATTCTTTATTAACAATGATTCTTTTTTACTTCTGAAATACTAACTCACCTTTGTCATTCTATTGATAATTCTATTCTCATACTCCAAAACAAGACACATTTGATCGAAGTAAACATTGTCTTACCATGTAAACTGAGTTACACAGTGTTCGATCTTGAAGAATAGtttcaaaaagttttataaaaaaaaatgaaaagaaatattatttaaaaatttataaaaaaaatcaacaattaattgcttatttataaattataatttatacatattgcttaattttattatgatattttaaaaaaataattatttaacgcaTTGAAGATAATACAGTGAAAAAAGACATGGCATTTTTGAGTacctttgaaataaaaatatagagtattaaataattaaaataattattaatttttataattaacttacaaTGCTAAATGTATCCATTgatagaatatataattttcctGCGCTAACTGTGAATGgtttaatacttttcaatagAATAATATTGAGCAGATTTTGGTGATAACGAGGGAGATTATACCATTCAGAttcataactaaaaatattttttatttataataaaaaaattgttgcttttttttcttttttttttatattttcgtcTACTCACATAGagttaaaaactttttcgcTTTGTGTAATGAGTATTTGTCCTTGAAAACTGCTATAAAATAGATGAAAAAATGCGCCCATTGTAAATGCCCCAAATTTAATTGCCTCGTCAGGTTGATGCAGTTTTATaactgtctaaatattttttataattttttttatatttatttttgactatataaaaaaaaaaaaacgtaaaaaaagtGACTTACCGTCATACCAGTTACAGTAAGAACTAATAAACTTAACCCCAATACTATGAAGTAAGCAATATTTATAGATGCATCTAATTCCAATGCAAATCTTATCAgccagtgaaaaaaaaagaaagtggtaattaaatatactattttaaacttttgctTGAGGTAATTCATGCAGGGATAATATGAGATAGTAAATAtactctctaaatctgaaacagtgaaaACCACTGAAAAGTAGTGTATATacactgtttcagatttaaagagtatataaaaaaaaaaaaagcagaaacgcgatatcaaaaaattctggtAATATGTTTTTTgcatcaaatttgaatttgaaatgtaattaattagataagAATGATCTGTTTCTTGTGTCACACATGTACAGTGATAAATATGTCTAATTTGCAATCATCTtccaggaaaaaataatttagatctaatGAGATCTAATTAGGTCAAGcgggatttaattttttcaaatttcagaTCTACTTTGTTATCAATTTAGATTCACTCCAATTTATCTAAGTCTCGTAagatttcaattgattttttttcttgaaaaactttaaatctcttttaaaattgaaattttgaatttgtagaaatatactttttttttaaatgaccaTAGATCCaaataatgacaaaattaGATCTAGGTAAATCTGGAGGATATAGTGCTTtgtagattttaaatattttttcccgggctttatttacagaaattttaaatttgaaaaaaaaaaaatattataagtttcatattatataaattatatattaattacttactcTAAGCTATTTTGATGCATATTAAtacaatgaattattttctcacGTATTCTGTCCAATTTTTCcttatcgtaaattttttttgcatcattATCTATGTGTATTTTTGACAAAtatgtactaaaaaaaaaaacctttatTTAAAcagttgaattttataatgcaTCACAACTtgggataataaaaaatatcaaaacctGAGTATTTCTAACATTGCACAAGCATGATGAATAAATGTCCCGAGCATGTTGTCAAAAAAAACGATGCCACCAACAGACAACGGAACAGTAAAATACGCGTGCAAAAGAATGGGGACGTAATATTCATCTTGATCAACATAATATTCCGtttcgtataaatatatgagattaCGAGTTTCGTTCAATGGTTTAATAATGTCCAAAACTTTCGGTATAGCCGGTGATGCCAAAAACAATCCTAGTATTGGAAACATGGCAGCTATGCCAAAGCTTCACGTCACCAATCGTACTCAAATAAagcaacaaaatttaatgaacaaAGGAAAGTATTCTTTTGAGTCATtgataacacaaaaaaatatcttaaaaaatttaactttacatggtcatagtaaaaaaatatataaatgcattAATACCTGTATAGGCAGATGTTATTTTTCGAGTACGAATTAGCCATCTTTCCATTATTTCTTTATCCTCTTCACTTTTCAACGTTTTTCCATCGCGTTCAATCAGCGAAAATAAAcgttttatctaaaaaattattaattttttttttttaaattaaatatgcaCGGAAAAAAGTGGGAAAATTACAGTTGCAAATATCAGCAAAGATTCTCTACAttgaaactgtaaaaattataggACGTAGAAATTATAAGGGTTTCGTCTGTTCAAAATACATTcgaaattgtaaaatttgacttttttacAAGAAGTAGTCGAAATTATTACAGTTTTcaactgtaatttttgaagtttgTTTTATAAGGACCCGGTTTTTGCActaaaaactgtaattttttcactGCTTTATTTCCATGTGAGTTGGAAAAAGAAGTACTCACTGATTTAGCATTGAAtatgtaattgataaatttaacaaaacctAATAAATGTACGCAAAGCATCGGAATACACTGAATCATGCCATCAATATCgccaaaatattcaatgaactTGATAGTCTGCTCGAATaagttattagttttttaaaataattattaacattgaaaatttatgaaaaatttcaaaattataagaaaaaccTTGGGTGTGAAAATGCTGAATATTCCTGTTGTTATAATAAATCTCAACAAATATTTGTTGCAACCAGACTGATGTGGCCACACTCCATAGcaggaaataataaatctatagtttataaaatgacggtttttaaaaatatccatgACTGTTTTCTTGCGTTACCTCAAATACAATGTCAGCAATTGATGTGATGTCACTGTTTCCTCGGCTCAAGTTGTTggaatcatttaaaattctgtTTGAACTAGTAAACGCTACTTCTGCTGATAGACAgtctttttctttaatttttaataaaccaatttttggtcggttaaaaatttatacatttctTGTTAAGAATATCAATAGGAAATATAAATCAAACAGCATGCAACCATTTTTGATAAAACGTTGCAGTATTCATTTTTGCGACTGAAGTTCAGCTACATCTGCTGTACAGTTTAATAGTTTGAAATTATacttattcataaaaattgttaGGAAATTTTCTACTGGGTAACTTTTAgacatttattttgtaaaatgtatGATTCAGAGCTTAATTAattggagaaaaatattttataaaaaaatagttaaaattttcttagataaaataaatctttattCTTTGAATTTATCGACATTTGCATAAATTTCGGTAAATTTGTATTGTATTTAGTGGAAAATGGATCTAACGCATTGACGATAAAACTGTGAAGAAGGACATTGCGTTTTTCAGAAccttaatcaataaaatattatacattagatgagtttttgaaattttatagttataaAATAGCGAACTTACGATACTAAATGTATccattgataaaatatacaacTTCCCTGCCGTAACGGCGTTGGGTCTCACacttttcataattataatgctCAGGAGCTTTTGATGATAACAAGGCAGATCATACCATTTAGATTCATAACTaagtaatcaaaatttataattagaaatttcAGTATAACAAtatatgtcttttttttttcggaaaaaaatcttaacttttttttcacaagacGCCGAAatctttagtaaaaaaaatttttgaacttgttGTAGTTTAATAATTCACTACAAATTACTTACATGGCgtgaaaaactttttcactTTGTGTAATGAGTATTTGTCCTTGAAAACTGTTGTAGAAAAGATGAAAAAGGGAACCCATTGTAAATGCACTAAATTTAATGGCCTCATCGggttcattcatttttataaccgtctatatatttttcaattattgtaaattaaagtatgtaattcaaaagtgaattttttttttatttattctttaccAGCCACAATAGTTTTTAtaacagaaaatatttattattaattacaaaagtagcattaattaatcaataaatttatttttgtgtctatgaattaattttgtctggtaaattaataaaaaaaaaaaataataataataatcgtacCGTCATCCCAGTAACAgtaagtattattaaattaagacCTAGGACTATGAGCCATGCTATATTTATGGATGTATCCAATTCCGAAgtaaatctaataaaaaaaaaaaattttgcaaaaaataaatatttgatttattgtaaaaaatattaaaaatctatataaatttcttactCTAAACAATTTTGATGCATATGAACGCAGTGAATTATTTTCCTACGTATTCTTTCTAGTCGAATTTGATCatctattttttcaattttgtctacatgtattttttctaaatatgtactaaagaaaagcttatttaaattgttgaagattatttataatattcgctatatatatatatttatatatatagacgtaaaaaaatattagagtGAATCGAAACCTGAGTATTTCTAACATTGCACAggaatgatgaataaatgtcCCAAGcatgttatcaaaaaaaacGATGCTACCAACAGACAATGGAACAGTCAAGTATGTATGAATAAGAATTGGAACGTAATATTCATCCTGATCGACAAAATATTCcgtttcatataaatatatgagattaCGAGTTTCGTTCAATGGTTTAATAATGTCCAAAATTTTAGGTATAGCCGGTGATGCCAAAAACAGTCCCAGTATTGGAAACATTGCAGCTATCGAGCATACATATACTCAAATTTCCCCATAATCAATCGCTCTCAAATAATTCTACCGAGTTTGATTAGCaaaacgaaatattttttgtcataacaataataaataaattaattaatacctgTGTAAGCAGATGTTATTTTTCGTACGCGTAGTAGCCATTTTTCCATTATGTTTTTGTCTTCTTggcttttcaaattttttccatcgCGCTCTATCAGCGAAAATAAACGTTTTATCTAAAATGTCACACAATAATGCTCACAATAATTCCATTTATcacataaaagaaattttatagtcCCAACGTACTAACagagttataattaaatgtataattataatatttaacaagaCCCAGTAAATGGACACCGATCATGGGTATACATTGAATCATTCCATCAACGTCACCAAAATATTCAACGAATTTAATTGTCTGtagaatcaaaaattttatttactttattaacattacatagttaaatttaagtcgacaaatatattaatcgtttatttgagaagCCCTATAagtcaagaaaacaaaatttttcaggaaacacaaaaaacatttttctggaaaaatttttcattgaaataataaataaataattgaagaaaataatgtttgcgattctgaaaaatattcaaaaaagaaaaattcaattttttaattaaaactacttaaaaaaaattatttaaagttgattgatttatggggtttctcaaccaaacggaagaaaaagttataaaatcattgtttttttaatttttccactcaaataatttattagactgataaaatgaagtatataatatgtattcaAACTCTGAAACtcagaaattacaaaaaataataattaatttaagtattttaattattcatataattttttcttttaaaaaaaaaagcgcgaattttaaataaaaaagaaaaaaattatttctttaaaactaaaactgcatatgtttatttaaaaaaccccataagtcattgatttatggggtttctcaatgaaataaaatttctgtcaccccgttaattgttttttaaacactgatttgatggatatttttattaatttctatgggGGTACATCCAAAGAAcccaaaaatgcaaaaaaccaaatttcgaaaaaacatgacttatggggtttctcaaataaacgattcatatgtgaatatatacatacatatatatattttttaataccttAGGTGTTAAAATACTCAATACGCCCATTGTTATGAGGAAccgtatactatttttttgaaaatgtgaCTGATATGGCCACTGTCCATAgcaagtaaatataaatttataatttttgaaatgacgGTTCTTCAAAATATCCATTGCCGTATTGTTACTTTTATTGAAATGTCAATGACAAACAAGCTACTCTGTTGTCTCGACTTAGTAGTTATTATCTTAGTTAAAAATTCTGTTAGAAATCAGTTACTCTGGCTTTTCGCTATACTGCGCAGTCTCttgcattaatttttaattactcaagtTTCTTGTTAACCATAAACGTATATACGTCTCGATTTTGACTTCAAACGGATGATAAATCAAAAGACACGCAGGTAAATTCgctgaaaaattcaaataatttaaatagtccACCGTTTTCCTTGTCAAACTCTTAAGTTCAATCATTCTGCTCACAGTTGATGTTAAATAATGtttcagtttttaaatctcattgctgaaatttttaaaaaaataattgttctcTTTTCTGTTACTTTACCTTTTATTCCTCTTTACTAAAGACAAAATACTTTCTCAACATTGATacagattataaaaaaaaatctatctgTTGTGAAAATATGaagaaataacaaatataaaaaaaatttatgttgctataaaatataatgtatcaaaaataatatttataattttgttaaaaaaagtggtattgaaaaatagatatatttaatttacaatcaatGCTTATATAAACAGTATAATTATCGAGTCGATGACAGGACAGTAAAAAATGACATTGCTTTTTGGAttacctaaaaataataaatttatttattataataatgaccattagaaaaaaaatataaaatttattaccatGCTAAATGTATCCATGgataatacaaatttttttcctgcaGTAACTGTACAGGGTTTCAAACTTTTCATCATTATTGGAATTAGAAGTCGTTGGTACTGAGGAGGAATATTATACCATTGGGacaaataactaaataaaattaaaaacagatatattaattaattttttatattgagttTTATTCCatgttaatataaaaaataaaaatcataacaCATACACGGCATGAAAAACTCTTTCACTTTGTTGTATCAGTTCTTGGCCCTGAAAACTCGTATAAAAAAGGTGGAAAACGGCACCAATagtaaatgcaaaaaatttaaatgcttCATTCGGTTGATCTAGTTTCATAGCAGTCTGTAAgtactcgaaaatttttcattgtttttttattgtcatgctcaaaaatttttacaaattagaaaaaatatgtgtGTAGATTCTTACCACCATTCCAGTTATAGAAAttatagttaaattataaaacaaaactaTTAGCCAAGCAAATGAAACTGATGATTCTAAATCATTTGCaaatctgaaaattaaaataattgttaatattatttagatattGTAAAGTCAGATGGGGAGAGtaccagaaaaatttttttttagtcgttttattcataaattatatttttgacttgaaatttatcaaaaaatcatattttggaaacgtaattaaaaatttgaatttttttctttacgcTTTTCTGTTTTCGTTGttcgggaaaaaaattttctgactgaaataaaaatttttattcacctCAAAGCATTTTTGTGCATATCAACACACCGGATTATGCTTTTACGTATTTTACGAGAATGTTTTTCAGcattaattatagttattttactaacgtcatatttaatattttccaaataTGTACTGAAAGAATTTGCTatgtcattaataaaaaatatttaatatcagacaaattcaaattacatgtaaataatattttttacctgAGTATTTCAAATATTGCACATGCGTGAGCGACATTTGTTGCGAGCATGTTgtcaaaataaacaattacagCCAATGAAAATGGTACAGTCATATATGCATGTATCAATATATGAACGTAGTATTTATCTTGATCGACAAAATATTCtgtttgatataaatatattcttcCACGGGGTTCATTCAATGGAGCAATCATGTCCATAAGTTTTGGAAACACCGGAGATGAAAGATACAATACGAGGATTGAAAACATAGCAGCtgaatatgtaaaataattttcaaatatttaattacattttttattattataaaatttaattactgatcTTTCTTACTTCCGAGTGGTTtcgcttatttatttttatagaattaatcagataaaattacatgtatgcatatataattagtatattaatgtatgacattaaatttgaaaaatggctTATTAAcgtattgaaattttctatgattttagaaaaatcgcAAGTCATTTTCCAATACTTTTAAAACCAACTTATCTAGATATTTGTTGAATTCCTGGTATttaaatacactgtaaaaaacgGAAATAAATTCGAAGTGATTACggcttttatttaaatccgaattcactccgatCTGGAGTGAGTTTCGCTCCAAGGTGATTAAGTAAATAACAAATCATCGGTTCCAGATTTACTTCAGATCTAATTcccattaattttgaaaattttttagtgtaaaaatatttgaatttagtaaatatataaacgaaGTTTTTCGAAAGTACTTCTACTGGAAATTGTATGTTATACTTATTGATAACTCATACTTGTATaactcaatgaaatttttcgtatGTGCTCTAaccattttttcattattttaacatcTTGATCagctgtcaatttttttccgtCTCGATCAATAAGAACAAATAAATGGTTTACctattcataaatatacattattatgtttaataataaaccacAATTGGATATTCAGGGCACGATGAGGTACTTCGGGAAttatgtttttgaaaaatttttttttatcaaaattttgcatttatttgaatttatcaaaaattttgagtaaaatgGAGCATTCGAGTCATCTAGAAAACATTaggtaacaaatttttttctggttcTCCATTTTGtctaaaaaactttttttttttttactaaaactaTTGAAAAGTGATGACAAATTCGTTAAAATTAcatcatcaaattttatacaGCCAATTACCCGCATTTGTGTACCCCTTCGTGTTCTGTTTT comes from Microplitis demolitor isolate Queensland-Clemson2020A chromosome 8, iyMicDemo2.1a, whole genome shotgun sequence and encodes:
- the LOC128668485 gene encoding odorant receptor 4-like, which encodes MFPILGLFLASPAIPKILDIIKPLNETRNLIYLYETEYFVDQDEYYVPILIHTYLTVPLSVGSIVFFDNMLGTFIHHSCAMLEILRFTSELDTSINIAWLIVLGLNLIILTVTGMTTVIKMNEPDEAIKFSAFTMGSLFHLFYNSFQGQILITQSEKVFHAIYESKWYDLPCYHQKLLSIIIMKSVRPNAVTAGKLYILSMDTFSIVLKNAMSFFTVLSSMR
- the LOC106693812 gene encoding uncharacterized protein LOC106693812 → MNILQSRHFREFKIALLVLGQWPSQSPCQRYCARFVVLLAIFSIITPKMIKLIESIKDVDEVIECLPMVILHLVSLTKYFNWIFNEKKVNHLFVLIDRDGKKLTADQDVKIMKKWLEHIRKISLSYTTAMFSILVLYLSSPVFPKLMDMIAPLNEPRGRIYLYQTEYFVDQDKYYVHILIHAYMTVPFSLAVIVYFDNMLATNVAHACAIFEILSTYLENIKYDVSKITIINAEKHSRKIRKSIIRCVDMHKNALSYLSQWYNIPPQYQRLLIPIMMKSLKPCTVTAGKKFVLSMDTFSMVIQKAMSFFTVLSSTR
- the LOC106693811 gene encoding odorant receptor 13a-like translates to MFPILGLFLASPAIPKVLDIIKPLNETRNLIYLYETEYYVDQDEYYVPILLHAYFTVPLSVGGIVFFDNMLGTFIHHACAMLEILRFALELDASINIAYFIVLGLSLLVLTVTGMTTVIKLHQPDEAIKFGAFTMGAFFHLFYSSFQGQILITQSEKVFNSIYESEWYNLPRYHQNLLNIILLKSIKPFTVSAGKLYILSMDTFSIVLKNAMSFFTVLSSMR